The Muntiacus reevesi chromosome 7, mMunRee1.1, whole genome shotgun sequence genome includes a region encoding these proteins:
- the NPC2 gene encoding NPC intracellular cholesterol transporter 2 has product MRFLAVAFLFLALSASALAEPVKFKDCGSGVGVIKEVNVSPCPTQPCKLHKGQSYSVNVTFTSNTQSQGSKAVVHGIVMGIPVPFPIPESDGCKSGITCPIEKNKTYNYVNKLPVKSEYPSIKVVVQWELTDDKDQRFFCWEIPIEVEA; this is encoded by the exons ATGCGTTTCTTGGCCGTCGCGTTCCTGTTCCTGGCACTCAGTGCCTCCGCCCTGGCCGAGCCAGTGAAATTCAAGGACTGCG gttCTGGGGTCGGAGTTATAAAGGAAGTGAATGTGAGCCCATGTCCCACCCAGCCCTGCAAACTGCACAAAGGACAGTCTTACAGTGTCAATGTTACGTTCACCAGTA atACTCAGTCTCAAGGTAGCAAGGCTGTGGTACATGGCATTGTGATGGGCATCCCAGTTCCCTTTCCCATTCCTGAGTCTGATGGTTGTAAGTCTGGAATCACATGCCCCATCGAAAAAAATAAGACCTATAACTACGTGAACAAACTACCCGTGAAGAGTGAATATCCCTCT ataaAAGTGGTGGTACAGTGGGAACTTACGGATGACAAAGACCAACGTTTCTTCTGCTGGGAGATCCCAATAGAGGTTGAAGCCTAG